Proteins encoded within one genomic window of Triticum aestivum cultivar Chinese Spring chromosome 2D, IWGSC CS RefSeq v2.1, whole genome shotgun sequence:
- the LOC123050763 gene encoding uncharacterized protein, with protein MSTSSSANQLRPPPVPAGSATGPDEASPWTSLPADLVRLVGWRVLAGDLLDYVRFRAVCTHWRFSTVCPRGRGIVDPRFHPGRWTVLPEGHGLDSDDKGKRRLFSLSTGVSVCPRLPNDYRILDSVDGILLLQRRQRQHDQGSIRLFNPFTSDIVELPPLGSVVSDSKLHLSSHEISTHVVPGGVVTSLTVSSDGAAAVMIWLVELSRVIFATTKDKQWSQSTQRFFWTRRPVSFQGKLYILSYDQPSHAHQVLQMGPPMHEHGTTSGLGSPFLPPSQLIATCPTMKISDGIGLAECDSEILVIAYKDSTHTHMVVYRVTDLIVGKVIPVTNIGGKSVFFDTETSMQTANNGVIPTITSDTIVLRRHHERCHPWQYHLDSGTWSPTTHPMSHCGLICHIYDCCGCTLRAHAGWTVRGSMTKGSKQL; from the exons ATGTCGACGTCCTCGTCGGCGAATCAGTTGCGCCCTCCGCCTGTACCGGCTGGCTCCGCCACCGGCCCTGACGAGGCGTCTCCATGGACGTCCCTCCCCGCGGATCTGGTTCGCCTGGTCGGCTGGCGAGTGCTTGCCGGAGATCTGCTCGACTACGTCCGCTTCCGCGCAGTCTGCACGCACTGGCGGTTCAGCACCGTCTGTCCCCGTGGCCGTGGCATTGTGGATCCGCGTTTTCACCCAGGCCGATGGACGGTGCTGCCCGAGGGACATGGATTAGACTCTGACGACAAGGGCAAGAGACGCTTATTCAGCCTCTCCACCGGAGTTTCCGTTTGCCCTCGACTTCCAAACGACTATCGCATCCTTGATTCGGTCGACGGGATCCTCCTACTGCAGCGGCGGCAGCGACAACACGATCAAGGTAGCATCCGTCTTTTCAACCCCTTTACCAGCGACATTGTGGAGCTCCCGCCGCTCGGGTCCGTCGTGTCAGATTCGAAACTCCACTTGAGTTCCCATGAGATATCTACTCATGTGGTACCTGGCGGCGTGGTCACCTCCTTGACGGTGAGCTCGGATGGAGCCGCTGCAGTGATGATCTGGCTTGTAGAATTATCACGCGTCATCTTTGCTACCACCAAGGACAAGCAATGGAGCCAGTCGACCCAGAGGTTCTTTTGGACCAGGAGGCCTGTATCATTTCAAGGAAAATTATACATCTTATCTTATGACCAACCTAGCCATGCACATCAGGTTCTCCAGATGGGCCCGCCCATGCATGAGCATGGGACAACCTCGGGGTTAGGTTCTCCTTTCTTACCGCCATCACAGTTGATTGCCACATGTCCAACGATGAAAATCTCCGACGGTATTGGCTTAGCAGAATGTGACTCAGAGATTTTGGTCATAGCCTACAAAGATTCTACACACACGCATATGGTGGTTTATAGAGTAACTGATCTTATCGTCGGCAAGGTTATCCCGGTGACAAACATCGGAGGCAAATCTGTCTTCTTTGATACCGAAACAAGTATGCAAACTGCAAATAATGGGGTGATTCCTACGATCACGAGCGACACCATTGTGCTTCGGCGGCATCACGAGAGATGTCACCCTTGGCAGTACCACCTTGATAGCGGCACTTGGTCGCCAACAACACACCCCATGAGCCATTGTGGCCTCATTTGCCATATATATGACTGTTGTGGTTGTACACTGCGCGCCCATGCCGGCTG GACTGTCAGGGGTAGTATGACCAAAGGATCGAAGCAGCTGTAG